A window from Bubalus kerabau isolate K-KA32 ecotype Philippines breed swamp buffalo chromosome 5, PCC_UOA_SB_1v2, whole genome shotgun sequence encodes these proteins:
- the CREBZF gene encoding CREB/ATF bZIP transcription factor isoform X2: MRHSLTKLLAASGSDSPTRSESPAPVATCSLPPDLTGAAEDEGTAAAGSPGRRQPRGDEGESEAGRGGRGGVAARAPSPEEMEEEAMASVPGEETEDMDFLSGLELADLLDPRQPDWHLEPGLSSPGPLSSSGGGSDSGGLWRGDDDDEAAAAEMQRFSDLLQRLLNGIGACSSGSDSGGGEKRRRKSPGGGGGVGGGGSGGNDSNQAATKSPRKAAAAAARLNRLKKKEYVMGLESRVRGLAAENQELRAENRELGKRVQALQEESRYLRAVLANETGLARLLSRLSGVGLRLTTSLFRDSPAGDHDYALPVGKQQPDPLEDQDDSAGGVCLHVDKDKVSVEFCSACARKASSSLKM, translated from the coding sequence ATGAGGCATAGCCTGACTAAACTGCTGGCGGCCTCGGGCAGCGACTCCCCGACGCGTAGTGAGAGCCCGGCGCCCGTCGCGACCTGCTCGCTGCCCCCGGACCTGACCGGGGCGGCGGAGGACGAGGGGACGGCGGCGGCCGGATCTCCCGGCCGCAGACAGCCGCGCGGCGACGAGGGCGAGTCGGAGGCCGGGAGGGGGGGCCGCGGCGGCGTGGCCGCGCGCGCGCCCTCGCCtgaggagatggaggaggaggcgATGGCCAGCGTCCCCGGGGAGGAGACGGAGGACATGGACTTTCTGTCCGGCCTGGAACTGGCGGACCTGCTGGACCCCCGGCAGCCGGACTGGCACCTGGAGCCCGGGCTCAGCTCGCCGGGGCCCCTCTCCTCGTCCGGCGGAGGCTCGGACAGCGGGGGCCTGTGGAGAGGCGACGACGACGACGAGGCCGCGGCTGCCGAGATGCAGCGCTTTTCGGACCTGCTGCAGAGGCTGTTAAACGGCATCGGAGCTTGCAGCAGCGGCAGTGACAGTGGCGGCGGCGAAAAGAGGCGGAGAAAGTCcccgggaggcggcggcggcgtcgGCGGCGGAGGCAGCGGCGGCAACGACAGCAACCAGGCGGCGACAAAGAGTCCCCggaaggcggcggcggcggctgcccGCCTCAACCGGCTGAAGAAGAAGGAATACGTGATGGGGCTGGAGAGCCGAGTACGGGGGCTGGCCGCCGAGAACCAGGAGCTGCGGGCCGAGAACCGGGAGCTGGGCAAGCGCGTGCAGGCACTGCAGGAGGAGAGTCGCTACCTTCGGGCCGTCTTAGCCAACGAGACCGGACTGGCTCGCCTGCTGAGCCGGCTGAGCGGCGTGGGACTGCGGCTGACCACCTCGCTCTTCAGGGACTCGCCCGCCGGGGACCACGACTACGCTCTGCCCGTGGGGAAGCAGCAGCCGGACCCGCTGGAAGACCAGGACGACTCGGCGGGAGGAGTGTGTCTGCATGTGGACAAGGATAAGGTGTCGGTGGAGTTCTGCTCGGCGTGCGCCCGGAAGGCGTCGTCTTCTCTTAAAATGTAG
- the CREBZF gene encoding CREB/ATF bZIP transcription factor isoform X1, whose translation MRHSLTKLLAASGSDSPTRSESPAPVATCSLPPDLTGAAEDEGTAAAGSPGRRQPRGDEGESEAGRGGRGGVAARAPSPEEMEEEAMASVPGEETEDMDFLSGLELADLLDPRQPDWHLEPGLSSPGPLSSSGGGSDSGGLWRGDDDDEAAAAEMQRFSDLLQRLLNGIGACSSGSDSGGGEKRRRKSPGGGGGVGGGGSGGNDSNQAATKSPRKAAAAAARLNRLKKKEYVMGLESRVRGLAAENQELRAENRELGKRVQALQEESRYLRAVLANETGLARLLSRLSGVGLRLTTSLFRDSPAGDHDYALPVGKQQPDPLEDQDDSAGGVCLHVDKDKVSVEFCSACARKASSSLKIFFFR comes from the exons ATGAGGCATAGCCTGACTAAACTGCTGGCGGCCTCGGGCAGCGACTCCCCGACGCGTAGTGAGAGCCCGGCGCCCGTCGCGACCTGCTCGCTGCCCCCGGACCTGACCGGGGCGGCGGAGGACGAGGGGACGGCGGCGGCCGGATCTCCCGGCCGCAGACAGCCGCGCGGCGACGAGGGCGAGTCGGAGGCCGGGAGGGGGGGCCGCGGCGGCGTGGCCGCGCGCGCGCCCTCGCCtgaggagatggaggaggaggcgATGGCCAGCGTCCCCGGGGAGGAGACGGAGGACATGGACTTTCTGTCCGGCCTGGAACTGGCGGACCTGCTGGACCCCCGGCAGCCGGACTGGCACCTGGAGCCCGGGCTCAGCTCGCCGGGGCCCCTCTCCTCGTCCGGCGGAGGCTCGGACAGCGGGGGCCTGTGGAGAGGCGACGACGACGACGAGGCCGCGGCTGCCGAGATGCAGCGCTTTTCGGACCTGCTGCAGAGGCTGTTAAACGGCATCGGAGCTTGCAGCAGCGGCAGTGACAGTGGCGGCGGCGAAAAGAGGCGGAGAAAGTCcccgggaggcggcggcggcgtcgGCGGCGGAGGCAGCGGCGGCAACGACAGCAACCAGGCGGCGACAAAGAGTCCCCggaaggcggcggcggcggctgcccGCCTCAACCGGCTGAAGAAGAAGGAATACGTGATGGGGCTGGAGAGCCGAGTACGGGGGCTGGCCGCCGAGAACCAGGAGCTGCGGGCCGAGAACCGGGAGCTGGGCAAGCGCGTGCAGGCACTGCAGGAGGAGAGTCGCTACCTTCGGGCCGTCTTAGCCAACGAGACCGGACTGGCTCGCCTGCTGAGCCGGCTGAGCGGCGTGGGACTGCGGCTGACCACCTCGCTCTTCAGGGACTCGCCCGCCGGGGACCACGACTACGCTCTGCCCGTGGGGAAGCAGCAGCCGGACCCGCTGGAAGACCAGGACGACTCGGCGGGAGGAGTGTGTCTGCATGTGGACAAGGATAAGGTGTCGGTGGAGTTCTGCTCGGCGTGCGCCCGGAAGGCGTCGTCTTCTCTTAAAAT TTTCTTTTTTAGGTGA